One region of Polynucleobacter paneuropaeus genomic DNA includes:
- a CDS encoding glutathione S-transferase family protein, whose product MLRLWGRQSSINVQKVLWCLAELGYKSGKDFERIDAGLEFGINHSPEYLHKNPNGLVPTLEDGDVVLWESNSIMRYLAGKFDTKQRFPNSLLAQSQSNKWLDWQLSTMWPPLRGTFLGLTRTREAERNYVAIKKGYQDTNVHLAMLDTILSKQPFCSGGQFNLGDIALALCVNRWILLHETFPEQTGPKASLDNINQWLKRLETQTHYSDITETQLNIVKLD is encoded by the coding sequence ATGTTGCGCTTATGGGGTAGACAAAGCTCAATCAATGTTCAAAAAGTTTTATGGTGCCTTGCTGAGTTGGGCTACAAATCAGGAAAAGACTTTGAGCGGATTGATGCTGGGCTTGAGTTTGGGATCAACCATAGCCCTGAATATTTACATAAAAATCCTAACGGTCTAGTGCCAACCTTAGAAGATGGTGATGTTGTGCTCTGGGAATCCAATAGCATCATGCGTTACCTCGCTGGCAAGTTCGATACCAAGCAGCGCTTTCCCAATAGTCTCCTCGCGCAATCTCAATCGAATAAGTGGTTAGATTGGCAATTAAGTACGATGTGGCCGCCTTTACGGGGTACTTTTTTAGGTCTAACTCGAACGCGTGAAGCCGAGCGTAATTACGTAGCAATTAAGAAGGGTTACCAAGATACTAATGTTCACCTTGCCATGCTTGATACCATTCTCAGCAAACAACCCTTTTGCTCAGGAGGGCAATTCAACCTGGGTGACATTGCTCTAGCACTCTGTGTCAATCGGTGGATCTTGCTCCATGAAACATTTCCAGAACAAACTGGTCCCAAAGCAAGCCTAGACAATATTAATCAATGGCTCAAACGCCTAGAAACCCAAACACATTATTCAGATATTACTGAAACTCAATTGAATATTGTGAAGCTTGATTAG
- the glmS gene encoding glutamine--fructose-6-phosphate transaminase (isomerizing), with protein sequence MCGIVGAVSSKNIVEVLIEGLRRLEYRGYDSCGFAVINSANATHPIERARTTARVAELAEQGKQFIGTLGIAHTRWATHGKPDTQNAHPHISNGLISVVHNGIIENYEALRTELQSAGYVFSSETDTEVIAHLIHQAYVAEGQKDLGFAVRSVLPRLHGAYAVGVIAQDHPDVLIGARVGSPLVIALGDGENFLASDALALAGRAHSMVYLEEGDVAVIKASAIQILDQSGKEVKRASKPMPAQSEAVDLGPYQHYMQKEIFEQPRAIGDTLANITQFGPELFGAKPADWNAFDQILILACGTSYYSACVAKYWLEEIAGIPTQVEIASEYRYRKTVSLPNTLVIVVSQSGETADTLAALRHAKSLGHLFTLAICNVASSAMVRETDWHFLTKAGTEIGVASTKAFTTQLLALYILTLSIAKRAGKLDPDQEKKLLRELRHLPKALHSVLALEPQIIAWSEAFAKCENALFLGRGMHYPIALEGALKLKEISYIHAEAYPAGELKHGPLALVTDKMPVVTIAPKDELLEKLKSNMQEVKARGGMLYVFADHDTDIVNTDGIHVIRLPEHYGNLSPILHVVPLQLLAYHTACARGTDVDKPRNLAKSVTVE encoded by the coding sequence ATGTGCGGAATCGTGGGTGCCGTATCGAGCAAAAATATTGTAGAAGTATTAATTGAAGGCTTACGTCGTTTAGAGTACCGTGGCTATGATTCTTGCGGGTTTGCTGTCATTAATAGTGCCAACGCTACGCATCCTATCGAGCGCGCAAGAACAACTGCTCGTGTAGCTGAGTTGGCTGAGCAAGGTAAGCAATTTATTGGCACCCTAGGGATTGCACATACACGCTGGGCAACTCATGGCAAGCCCGATACACAAAATGCACATCCCCATATTTCAAATGGATTGATTTCGGTTGTTCATAACGGCATCATCGAGAATTACGAAGCCCTTAGAACAGAGCTGCAGTCTGCCGGCTACGTGTTTAGCTCAGAAACAGATACCGAAGTCATTGCCCATTTAATTCATCAAGCTTATGTAGCTGAAGGCCAAAAAGATCTCGGCTTCGCGGTGAGATCAGTTCTACCCAGATTGCATGGTGCCTATGCAGTCGGCGTCATTGCACAAGATCATCCAGATGTCCTGATAGGAGCTCGCGTGGGCTCACCATTGGTTATTGCTTTGGGTGATGGTGAAAACTTTTTAGCTTCAGACGCGCTTGCCCTAGCCGGCCGCGCTCACTCTATGGTGTATTTAGAAGAAGGCGATGTAGCCGTCATTAAAGCAAGCGCCATTCAGATTTTGGATCAATCAGGAAAAGAGGTAAAGAGAGCCTCTAAGCCTATGCCTGCTCAATCGGAAGCGGTTGATCTGGGCCCATATCAGCATTACATGCAAAAAGAGATTTTTGAGCAACCTCGTGCAATCGGCGATACCCTTGCCAACATAACTCAATTTGGGCCTGAACTTTTTGGAGCGAAGCCAGCGGACTGGAATGCCTTTGATCAGATTCTGATTTTGGCCTGCGGCACGAGTTATTACTCAGCATGCGTTGCGAAGTATTGGTTGGAAGAGATTGCAGGCATTCCCACTCAAGTAGAAATTGCGAGTGAATATCGTTATCGGAAAACCGTATCTCTACCTAATACCCTTGTCATTGTGGTTTCTCAGTCGGGCGAAACAGCCGATACCTTGGCGGCCCTGCGTCATGCTAAGAGCTTGGGTCATCTTTTTACCTTAGCGATTTGCAACGTGGCCTCAAGTGCAATGGTACGAGAGACCGACTGGCATTTTTTAACCAAGGCAGGTACCGAAATTGGTGTTGCCTCCACTAAAGCATTTACGACCCAATTACTCGCGTTGTATATATTGACTCTCTCAATTGCCAAGCGTGCCGGCAAATTAGATCCTGATCAAGAAAAGAAACTCTTAAGAGAGTTACGACATTTGCCCAAAGCACTACATTCTGTTTTGGCCCTCGAGCCCCAAATCATTGCATGGAGCGAAGCCTTTGCTAAATGTGAGAACGCTCTGTTCTTGGGAAGAGGGATGCATTACCCAATCGCCCTAGAGGGCGCTCTCAAGTTAAAAGAAATTTCGTATATTCATGCTGAAGCGTATCCTGCTGGGGAACTTAAACATGGCCCGCTGGCATTGGTGACCGATAAGATGCCAGTTGTCACGATTGCGCCAAAGGATGAATTACTTGAGAAGCTCAAGTCGAATATGCAAGAAGTTAAAGCACGCGGTGGGATGCTCTATGTCTTTGCTGATCATGACACCGATATTGTGAATACTGACGGAATCCATGTGATTCGCTTACCTGAGCACTACGGCAATTTATCCCCTATCCTGCACGTTGTACCTTTGCAGTTGCTGGCGTATCACACTGCCTGCGCACGTGGAACGGATGTCGACAAACCACGCAACCTTGCTAAGAGTGTTACGGTCGAATAA
- the glmU gene encoding bifunctional UDP-N-acetylglucosamine diphosphorylase/glucosamine-1-phosphate N-acetyltransferase GlmU → MNIVILAAGQGRRMKSALPKVLQTLAGKPLLQYVLDTAFSLQGKQAKQAPIVVVGHGAAEVKRFLAEHATFNKVSTVLQAEQKGTGHALLQTLSKLDSQEPTLVLYGDVPLTSKRTLSILTKLADAARGQESALALLTQNLDVPTGYGRILRDSNGAVCAIVEEKDATFAQKQITEINTGIMVLPTTPLKKWLKSLSANNAQGEYYLTDVIAMAVKDGVPIRTAQADHEFETIGVNSREQLASLERVYQLQLAHDLMEAGVSLADPARIDIRGKLDCGSDVFIDVGCVFEGQVHLAAGVKIGPYCVVRDCDIGKDVTIQAFSHLDGAKVGTNAVIGPYARLRPGAELASEVHIGNFVEVKNSKIGTNSKANHLSYVGDSIVGARVNIGAGTITCNYDGVNKHQTIIEDDVFIGSDTQLVAPVRVKRGATLGAGTTLTKDAPANQLTISRAKQISLEWKRPTKKVTTKVATKQAVKKVAKKALKGRK, encoded by the coding sequence ATGAATATCGTCATTTTGGCTGCAGGACAGGGTAGGCGGATGAAATCCGCCCTACCCAAGGTTTTGCAAACTCTTGCTGGCAAGCCCCTTTTGCAATATGTGCTGGATACCGCTTTTTCTTTGCAGGGCAAGCAGGCCAAACAAGCCCCTATTGTTGTAGTTGGTCATGGTGCTGCTGAGGTCAAGCGCTTTCTAGCCGAGCATGCCACCTTTAATAAAGTCAGCACTGTTTTACAGGCAGAGCAAAAGGGGACCGGTCACGCACTTTTACAAACTCTGAGTAAATTGGATTCTCAAGAGCCTACTTTAGTTCTTTATGGGGACGTTCCGCTGACGAGTAAGAGAACTCTGAGCATTCTCACTAAGCTAGCTGATGCTGCTCGTGGTCAAGAATCTGCTTTAGCTTTATTGACACAAAACTTGGATGTCCCAACTGGCTATGGCCGCATCTTGAGAGACTCTAATGGCGCCGTCTGTGCCATTGTTGAAGAGAAAGATGCTACGTTTGCACAAAAACAGATTACTGAAATTAATACCGGCATCATGGTATTGCCAACGACCCCACTTAAAAAATGGCTGAAGTCATTAAGTGCCAATAATGCTCAAGGCGAATATTATTTAACTGATGTGATCGCAATGGCAGTTAAAGATGGTGTGCCTATTCGGACGGCGCAAGCTGATCATGAGTTTGAAACCATTGGTGTTAACAGTCGTGAGCAACTGGCTAGCCTAGAGCGGGTATATCAACTGCAATTAGCGCATGACTTAATGGAAGCAGGCGTATCTTTGGCTGATCCTGCGCGCATTGATATTCGTGGCAAGCTCGATTGCGGAAGTGATGTATTCATTGATGTTGGCTGTGTATTTGAAGGCCAGGTTCACTTGGCCGCAGGTGTGAAGATCGGACCTTATTGCGTCGTTCGCGATTGCGACATTGGTAAAGATGTCACGATCCAAGCGTTTAGCCATCTAGATGGTGCCAAAGTCGGCACTAACGCTGTTATTGGGCCTTATGCCCGTTTGCGCCCGGGTGCTGAGCTAGCGAGCGAAGTGCATATCGGCAACTTCGTTGAAGTGAAGAACAGCAAGATTGGAACAAATAGTAAGGCTAATCATTTGTCTTATGTTGGCGATTCTATTGTGGGAGCCCGTGTCAATATTGGCGCCGGAACCATTACTTGCAACTACGACGGGGTCAATAAACATCAAACTATTATTGAGGACGATGTTTTCATTGGTTCCGATACCCAATTGGTTGCTCCGGTTCGAGTGAAACGTGGAGCAACATTGGGCGCTGGTACAACCTTGACCAAGGATGCTCCCGCTAATCAGTTAACGATTTCGCGAGCAAAGCAAATTTCTTTAGAGTGGAAACGACCTACAAAAAAAGTCACTACTAAAGTTGCTACTAAGCAAGCAGTTAAGAAAGTAGCTAAGAAGGCACTGAAGGGTCGAAAGTAA
- the ttcA gene encoding tRNA 2-thiocytidine(32) synthetase TtcA, protein MNDIRKVAFEENKLEKKLCRLVGQAIGDFGMIEDGDKVMVCVSGGKDSFAMLDILLKLRERAPIQFEIVAVNLDQKQPNFPAQTLPNYLSSLGVSFHIEEQDTYSIVKRVIPEGKTTCGLCSRLRRGILYRVADELGATKIALGHHRDDILQTLLLNLFHAGKLKGMPPKLRSDDGKHIVIRPLAYVPEKLLEGYAADMNFPIIPCDLCGSQPNLQRQAMKQMLREWEKQHPGRVENIFRAMHHIVPSHLMDAEAFDFKNLDISTVLSGIASRSAGDKAIDESELDELACGTLIPGTYNHLI, encoded by the coding sequence ATGAACGATATTCGTAAAGTCGCCTTCGAAGAAAATAAGCTTGAAAAAAAACTCTGTCGTTTAGTGGGGCAAGCTATTGGTGACTTTGGCATGATTGAGGATGGTGACAAAGTCATGGTTTGTGTATCGGGTGGCAAGGATAGTTTTGCCATGCTGGATATTTTGCTCAAGTTGCGTGAGCGCGCCCCTATTCAGTTTGAGATTGTGGCGGTGAACTTAGATCAGAAACAGCCTAACTTTCCTGCACAGACTTTGCCAAATTACTTGTCTTCTTTAGGGGTATCTTTTCATATTGAAGAGCAAGATACTTACAGTATCGTGAAACGGGTGATCCCAGAAGGTAAAACAACTTGTGGATTATGTTCTCGCTTGCGTCGCGGTATTTTGTATCGTGTAGCTGATGAGTTGGGCGCTACAAAAATTGCACTTGGTCATCATCGTGATGATATTTTGCAAACCTTGCTACTCAATTTATTTCATGCAGGCAAGCTCAAAGGTATGCCACCCAAGCTACGTTCCGACGATGGCAAGCATATTGTGATTCGCCCTTTAGCGTATGTACCAGAGAAGTTATTGGAAGGTTACGCAGCAGATATGAATTTCCCAATTATTCCGTGTGACTTGTGTGGCAGTCAGCCCAATTTACAGCGGCAGGCTATGAAGCAAATGTTGCGCGAATGGGAAAAGCAGCATCCAGGCCGTGTGGAGAATATATTTCGAGCAATGCATCACATCGTGCCATCGCATTTGATGGATGCCGAAGCTTTTGATTTCAAAAACCTGGATATTTCTACGGTCTTATCGGGTATTGCCTCCAGATCGGCTGGAGATAAGGCCATTGATGAGTCTGAGTTAGACGAATTGGCCTGTGGCACCCTGATTCCAGGGACTTATAATCACCTGATATGA
- a CDS encoding dihydroneopterin aldolase, with protein MQAILSHPSLIDCRRLYLRDYEIYINIGVHDFEKKAEQRVILNVDLYIPLGLNTPKQDLLGEVVDYDFIRETIKNRALQGHIHLQETFCDDIVAAMLAHPKVLAVRVSTAKPDVYPDCHSVGVEVFRIKPS; from the coding sequence ATGCAAGCTATTCTTTCTCATCCAAGTCTGATTGACTGCCGTCGTTTATATCTTCGTGACTATGAGATTTATATCAATATCGGCGTTCATGACTTTGAAAAGAAAGCTGAACAACGTGTAATTCTTAATGTAGATTTATATATTCCACTTGGGCTCAACACTCCAAAGCAAGATCTATTAGGAGAGGTAGTTGACTATGACTTTATCCGTGAAACCATTAAGAATAGGGCCTTACAGGGCCATATCCATTTGCAAGAAACCTTTTGTGATGACATTGTTGCTGCTATGCTGGCGCACCCAAAGGTATTGGCTGTTCGCGTTAGCACTGCTAAGCCAGATGTTTATCCCGACTGCCATTCAGTTGGCGTAGAAGTGTTTCGAATCAAACCAAGCTAA
- a CDS encoding SDR family oxidoreductase — protein sequence MSSVSQFTSNKAVLITGAAKRLGREIALEFARQGWDIAIHYGRSTAEAKQTLADIAVLGVKANGFQADLSIDAEVKGLFTAVAKEFPNLVCIINSASIFEYDRANSTTPLNGKNLLAHMQVNLTAPIMLSQMFFEHQKQYQSQGGFIPSVIQLLDQKLINPNPDYLSYTLSKSALLSSVEILAVDFAPLLRVVGLAPGITLPSGDQTAEGFVKAHQMTPLGRSSTALDVARAAVFLAESSAITGTTLYVDGGQHLLPSERDVMFKTH from the coding sequence ATGAGTTCTGTGTCCCAATTTACGTCAAATAAAGCCGTTTTAATAACCGGCGCTGCAAAGCGTTTGGGTCGAGAAATCGCTCTAGAGTTTGCTCGTCAGGGCTGGGATATTGCTATTCATTATGGTCGATCTACTGCTGAGGCCAAGCAGACCCTTGCCGACATTGCTGTCCTAGGGGTTAAGGCAAACGGTTTTCAAGCCGACTTGAGTATTGATGCAGAAGTAAAAGGGTTATTTACAGCTGTAGCCAAAGAATTTCCGAACCTAGTCTGCATCATTAATAGCGCCTCAATCTTTGAATACGATAGAGCAAATTCCACTACACCTTTAAATGGTAAAAATTTATTGGCACATATGCAGGTCAACTTGACTGCGCCAATCATGCTTTCGCAAATGTTTTTTGAACATCAGAAACAATATCAGTCACAGGGTGGGTTTATTCCCTCAGTGATCCAGCTACTAGATCAAAAACTGATTAACCCCAATCCAGATTACTTGTCCTATACGCTATCGAAAAGTGCATTGCTCAGCTCGGTAGAAATTTTGGCAGTCGATTTTGCCCCTTTACTTCGCGTAGTTGGACTTGCCCCTGGAATTACACTCCCTTCTGGTGATCAAACGGCAGAAGGATTTGTAAAGGCACATCAAATGACACCGCTCGGCCGCTCTTCTACGGCATTGGATGTGGCTAGAGCAGCTGTATTTTTAGCAGAGTCATCCGCAATTACTGGAACAACACTCTATGTCGATGGCGGGCAGCATTTATTGCCATCAGAGCGAGATGTGATGTTCAAGACACACTAA
- a CDS encoding class I SAM-dependent methyltransferase, with product MDITLTSLEAEHSQLLSSKISAEISAKGGWIPFSRFMKMALYEPGMGYYSAGAHKLGAGGDFTTAPELSPLFGAAIANTLLPVLEGLKSKGLVSKILEFGAGTGKLAEAILNRLHELGFSLDAYEIIEISPDLASRQQLRLSHLITDQGSSTACRWLDTLPQDYDGVIIANEVIDAIPCDVIIFENGFWYWRGVTFENTQFAWKTGKPVDQNELPEILLSGNFPEGYTTELHPQAQAWMREVAQQLNTGLFLTLDYGFPESEYYHAQRQDGTLIAHHRHHVIPDPFHLPGLCDLTTHVEWVQLARIALAEKVDDVFLSNQAAYLLDAGIGELALELANPKDAETFLPISNALQKLLSEAEMGELFKVFAFSKNLSGITAGQHLQDLPGLRGRNRL from the coding sequence ATGGATATTACCTTGACCAGCCTGGAAGCGGAGCATAGCCAGCTACTAAGTAGCAAAATTAGTGCTGAAATCAGCGCCAAAGGCGGCTGGATCCCCTTCTCTCGCTTTATGAAAATGGCCCTATACGAACCTGGCATGGGTTATTACAGCGCTGGCGCCCATAAGCTTGGGGCAGGGGGTGATTTCACTACCGCCCCTGAATTAAGCCCCTTATTCGGGGCTGCTATTGCAAATACCCTCTTACCCGTTTTAGAAGGCCTCAAGTCAAAAGGCTTGGTAAGCAAAATCTTAGAGTTTGGCGCAGGCACTGGAAAATTGGCTGAGGCAATTTTAAATCGTCTTCATGAGCTCGGTTTTAGTCTAGATGCTTACGAAATTATTGAAATCTCTCCGGACCTGGCATCTAGGCAGCAATTACGACTAAGCCATCTGATTACTGACCAAGGTAGCTCTACCGCTTGTCGCTGGTTAGATACCTTACCCCAAGACTACGATGGGGTCATCATTGCTAATGAGGTCATCGATGCCATTCCCTGTGATGTCATTATTTTTGAGAACGGCTTTTGGTATTGGCGGGGAGTGACTTTTGAAAATACGCAATTTGCATGGAAGACGGGTAAGCCTGTTGACCAAAATGAATTGCCCGAGATCTTACTCAGTGGCAATTTTCCAGAGGGCTATACCACTGAGCTACACCCCCAAGCTCAAGCCTGGATGCGAGAAGTTGCGCAACAATTAAACACTGGATTATTTCTGACATTGGATTACGGTTTCCCAGAGTCAGAGTACTACCACGCTCAAAGACAAGATGGCACTTTAATTGCTCATCACCGTCATCACGTGATACCCGATCCATTTCATCTACCCGGGCTCTGTGATTTAACTACGCACGTAGAATGGGTACAACTTGCTCGCATTGCTCTCGCAGAGAAAGTAGATGATGTATTTCTCAGCAATCAAGCGGCCTATCTTCTTGATGCAGGCATTGGTGAACTTGCTCTCGAATTAGCCAACCCAAAAGATGCTGAGACATTTTTACCTATCTCTAATGCCTTACAAAAACTACTCTCTGAAGCTGAGATGGGCGAGCTATTTAAAGTATTCGCATTCTCAAAGAATTTAAGCGGGATCACTGCAGGCCAACATCTACAAGACCTGCCAGGTTTGCGAGGTCGGAATCGTCTCTAG
- a CDS encoding polynucleotide adenylyltransferase, protein MKTYAVGGAIRDTLMGIPAHDIDYVVVGATVEEMVAEGFRPVGKDFPVFLHPATQAEYALARTERKTGAGYKGFVFHADPSVTLEQDLERRDLTINAMAQELSENGEWVGPIIDPFNGQEDLAKKILRHVSDAFAEDPLRLLRVARFAARFPEFIVADETLLAIKAIVRSGELAALSSERIWQELARGLTATKPMRMFQVLLDAGAAKLLLPSGLNAQLIDEQQRETLRKYLRITPPVLEERCAVVLMNLSATEIRAWSEAVKMPNEVRDFSEIFSELKRLLKHRGEKKSSASEILAWFNRADVWRKPERAMMVLTLAKQIGFEVNDLIQALQKAQALELAQCIADLDSADRNNGEKIRLVVEKARLAAIAAAL, encoded by the coding sequence GTGAAGACCTATGCGGTCGGCGGCGCGATACGCGATACTCTCATGGGTATTCCTGCGCACGATATCGATTATGTAGTTGTAGGCGCTACTGTAGAAGAGATGGTGGCAGAAGGTTTTCGCCCAGTAGGCAAAGACTTCCCCGTTTTTTTGCATCCTGCAACTCAAGCCGAATATGCTTTGGCCAGAACAGAGCGTAAAACAGGTGCTGGCTATAAAGGATTTGTATTTCATGCAGATCCTTCCGTCACCTTAGAGCAGGATCTTGAGCGTCGTGATCTCACTATCAATGCGATGGCGCAGGAGCTCTCAGAAAATGGCGAGTGGGTTGGCCCCATCATTGATCCATTTAATGGACAAGAAGATTTAGCCAAAAAGATTTTGCGCCATGTTTCAGATGCCTTTGCTGAAGACCCTCTGCGTTTGCTTCGGGTTGCTCGCTTTGCAGCACGCTTCCCTGAATTTATCGTAGCGGACGAAACTCTTTTAGCAATCAAGGCGATCGTTCGCTCTGGAGAGCTGGCAGCCCTTTCGTCTGAAAGAATTTGGCAAGAGCTTGCGAGAGGTCTAACGGCGACAAAGCCGATGCGGATGTTTCAGGTCTTGTTGGATGCAGGCGCAGCAAAACTACTGTTACCAAGCGGCTTGAATGCGCAACTCATTGATGAGCAACAGCGAGAGACTCTCAGAAAGTATTTACGTATTACACCTCCAGTTTTAGAGGAGCGCTGTGCAGTAGTGCTCATGAATTTATCTGCTACTGAAATCCGCGCATGGTCAGAAGCAGTCAAGATGCCAAATGAAGTTCGTGACTTCAGTGAAATTTTCAGCGAACTCAAGCGCTTACTTAAACACAGAGGTGAGAAGAAAAGCTCTGCTTCAGAGATTCTGGCTTGGTTTAATCGTGCTGATGTATGGCGCAAACCTGAGCGAGCCATGATGGTCTTAACCCTAGCTAAGCAAATTGGTTTTGAGGTGAACGATTTAATTCAGGCTTTACAAAAGGCGCAAGCTTTAGAGTTGGCGCAATGTATAGCTGATCTAGACTCTGCCGACAGAAACAATGGTGAGAAAATTCGTTTGGTAGTTGAAAAAGCGCGTTTAGCCGCAATTGCTGCAGCGCTATAA
- a CDS encoding complex I NDUFA9 subunit family protein has translation MKYDILLIGGNGFVGRVLAAKLQNAGYSVLLPTRHLTAARELRMLPKIHLEDADIHDFDELQNLCGRIQSHGAVINLVGVLHDKPAKPYGKVFKAAHVELPKNIITAMQLHGLKRYLHMSALGADEHGPSMYQRSKGAGEAAVKASNLDWTIFRPSVIFGAADQFINLFSKLTTLFPALPLAHCDAKFQPVSVDDVTSAFVQSLTMPQTIRQSYDFVGPDVLTMKAIVEFAIHKAKTSCLIIPVPNIVGYLQALAFEYLPGPTLMSRDNIASMSLPNTLPVNGQDALVDVFGISRHTLEGMG, from the coding sequence ATGAAATACGACATCTTACTCATCGGTGGCAATGGATTTGTAGGCCGCGTTTTGGCTGCTAAATTACAAAACGCAGGCTACTCAGTATTGCTGCCCACTCGACACCTGACTGCAGCACGTGAACTTAGAATGTTGCCCAAGATTCATCTGGAGGATGCCGATATTCATGATTTTGATGAGTTGCAAAACTTATGTGGCCGGATTCAGTCTCATGGAGCTGTCATCAATTTGGTTGGTGTTCTGCACGATAAGCCTGCCAAACCCTATGGGAAAGTATTTAAGGCAGCGCATGTCGAACTGCCTAAAAACATTATTACCGCAATGCAATTACATGGTTTGAAACGCTATCTCCACATGAGTGCTTTAGGCGCTGATGAACATGGCCCCTCCATGTATCAGCGTAGCAAAGGTGCTGGCGAGGCTGCAGTGAAAGCTAGCAATCTTGATTGGACAATTTTTAGACCCTCTGTCATTTTTGGCGCAGCTGATCAGTTTATTAATTTATTCTCTAAGCTAACTACATTATTTCCAGCTTTACCTTTGGCCCATTGTGATGCAAAGTTCCAGCCCGTTAGTGTGGATGATGTGACTAGTGCTTTTGTGCAATCCCTCACCATGCCCCAGACAATTCGCCAATCCTATGATTTTGTTGGACCAGATGTATTGACTATGAAAGCCATCGTGGAGTTTGCGATTCATAAAGCAAAGACATCCTGTTTGATTATTCCTGTGCCCAATATAGTGGGATATCTACAAGCGCTCGCATTTGAATATTTACCAGGACCGACTCTGATGTCTCGGGATAATATTGCCTCGATGAGTTTGCCCAACACTTTGCCAGTGAATGGCCAAGACGCCTTAGTCGATGTTTTTGGAATTAGTCGCCATACGCTTGAAGGAATGGGCTAG